A section of the Citrus sinensis cultivar Valencia sweet orange chromosome 8, DVS_A1.0, whole genome shotgun sequence genome encodes:
- the LOC102607781 gene encoding ethylene-overproduction protein 1 isoform X1, with the protein MRGLKFIEKFKSTQVHALNQQDASSGGCNGCANGSKLSNHKRTKFTGSKSNKSKSGSVAQALLPYGLPSTDLLEPSIDPHLKPIQCVKALADLYRRFETCLESDKSMLFIEQYAYLCGLGDAKLLRRCLRSARQYAGDLHLKVVLSAWLRFDRREDDLLGSSSMDCSGFILECPKAALISGCDPNSTYDHCKCSEENAKSNLGPIVEKFVCLSLEEDDGVTFCVGDKEIIFVRNKIASLSSPFKAMLYGGFVESKRKRIDFSHDGVSVEGLRAVEVYTRTSRVDLFCPGIVLELLSFANRFCCEEMKSACDAHLASLVGDIEDALILIDYGLEERANLLVASCLQVLLRELPSSLYNPKVMKIFCSSEATERLANVGHASFLLYYFLSQVAMEKDRVSNTTVMLLERLGECSTERWQRMLALHQLGCVMFEREEYEDACHYFEAAADAGHIYSLAGLARAKYKLGQQYSAYKLMNSIISEHKPTGWMYQERSLYNLGREKIVDLNYAAELDPTLSFPYKYRAVAKMEEGQIRAAISEIDRIIVFKLSVDCLELRAWLFIAADDYESALRDTLALLALESNYMMFHGRVSGDHLVKLLNHHVRSWSPADCWIKLYDRWSSVDDIGSLAVINQMLINDPGKSFLRFRQSLLLLRLNCQKAAMCCLRLARNHSSSEHERLVYEGWILYDTGHREEALSRAEKSISIERTFEAFFLKAYILADTNLDPESSTYVIQLLEEALRCPSDGLRKGQALNNLGSIYVECGKLDRAENCYINALDIKHTRAHQGLARVYYLKNERKAAYEEMTKLLEKAQYSASAFEKRSEYSDREMAKNDLNMATQLDPLRTYPYRYRAAVLMDDQKEVEAVEELSKAIAFKPDLQMLHLRAAFYESMGDLTSAIRDSQAALCLDPNHMETLDLYNRARDQASHQQK; encoded by the exons ATGCGTGGTCTTAAGtttatagaaaaatttaaGAGTACCCAAGTACACGCATTAAACCAACAAGACGCCAGCAGTGGCGGCTGTAATGGTTGTGCCAATGGAAGCAAGCTTAGCAATCACAAAAGGACCAAATTTACTGGGTCGAAATCAAACAAGTCCAAATCTGGCTCAGTAGCTCAAGCTCTGCTTCCTTACGGATTACCCTCAACTGACCTCCTTGAGCCTTCTATAGACCCTCACCTGAAGCCAATCCAGTGTGTAAAAGCCTTAGCTGATCTTTATAGAAGATTTGAAACTTGTCTAGAGTCGGATAAATCGATGCTATTCATAGAGCAGTATGCATATTTGTGTGGCTTAGGTGATGCCAAGTTGTTAAGAAGGTGTCTTAGGTCTGCTAGGCAATATGCTGGAGATTTGCATTTAAAGGTTGTGCTCTCAGCTTGGTTGAGGTTTGATAGGAGAGAAGATGATCTTTTGGGTTCATCATCTATGGATTGTAGTGGGTTCATTCTTGAGTGTCCCAAGGCTGCATTGATATCTGGGTGTGATCCTAATTCTACTTATGATCACTGCAAATGCTCTGAGGAAAACGCAAAGTCGAATCTAGGACCAATCGTTGAGAAATTTGTGTGTTTGAGTTTGGAGGAGGATGACGGTGTTACATTTTGTGTTGGTGACAAGGAGATTATTTTTGTTCGCAATAAAATTGCATCACTTTCAAGCCCATTTAAGGCAATGCTGTATGGCGGTTTTGTTGagtccaaaagaaaaaggattgatTTTTCACATGATGGGGTATCTGTTGAGGGACTGAGGGCTGTTGAAGTGTATACTAGGACTAGCAGAGTGGATTTGTTCTGTCCGGGTATAGTTTTGGAGCTACTTTCTTTTGCAAATAGGTTCTGTTGTGAGGAGATGAAATCTGCTTGTGATGCTCATTTAGCTTCATTAGTTGGTGATATTGAAGATGCATTGATTCTTATTGATTATGGTTTGGAGGAAAGGGCAAATCTTCTTGTAGCCTCTTGCCTGCAGGTGTTGCTAAGAGAACTCCCAAGTTCTTTATACAATCCAAAAgtgatgaaaatattttgtagCTCTGAGGCTACAGAGAGATTGGCCAATGTGGGACATGCTTCTTTCTTGCTGTATTATTTCCTGAGTCAGGTTGCTATGGAAAAGGATAGGGTATCGAACACAACAGTGATGTTGTTGGAGAGGTTGGGGGAATGTTCAACTGAGAGGTGGCAGAGGATGCTTGCTTTGCATCAATTGGGTTGTGTGATGTTTGAGAGAGAAGAGTACGAGGATGCCTGTCATTACTTTGAGGCAGCAGCTGATGCAGGTCATATTTACTCATTGGCTGGTCTTGCAAGAGCCAAGTACAAGTTAGGGCAACAATATTCAGCCTATAAGTTGATGAACTCTATCATATCTGAGCATAAACCAACTGGGTGGATGTACCAAGAACGGTCATTGTATAATCTTGGGAGGGAGAAGATTGTGGATTTGAATTATGCAGCTGAATTAGATCCCACACTTTCGTTTCCATACAAATATAGAGCTGTTGCAAAGATGGAAGAGGGGCAAATAAGGGCAGCTATCTCAGAGATTGACAGAATCATTGTTTTCAAGCTTTCAGTAGACTGTCTTGAATTGCGAGCTTGGTTGTTCATTGCAGCTGACGATTATGAAAGTGCTCTGAGAGATACCTTGGCTCTGTTAGCTTTGGAATCCAACTACATGATGTTTCACGGCAGAGTGAGTGGAGATCACTTAGTTAAGCTCCTCAACCATCATGTTAGGAGCTGGAGTCCTGCAGACTGCTGGATCAAACTGTATGATAGATGGTCCTCTGTAGATGATATTGGCTCTCTGGCTGTCATAAATCAGATGCTGATAAATGACCCAGGAAAGAGCTTCCTAAGGTTTCGGCAATCTCTGCTTCTACTGCG GTTAAATTGTCAGAAGGCAGCTATGTGCTGTTTACGTTTGGCTAGAAATCATTCTAGCTCTGAACATGAAAGACTGGTTTATGAAGGTTGGATTTTGTATGACACTGGCCACCGTGAAGAAGCTCTCTCTAGGGCTGAGAAGTCCATTTCAATTGAAAGGACTTTTGAAGCATTTTTTCTTAAGGCCTACATTCTGGCAGATACGAATCTGGATCCAGAATCTTCAACTTATGTTATCCAACTATTGGAGGAAGCTCTTAGATGTCCTTCTGATGGTCTTCGGAAAGGGCAA GCATTGAATAATTTAGGGAGTATCTATGTGGAATGTGGTAAGTTAGATCGAGCTGAAAACTGCTACATCAATGCACTCGACATCAAGCATACGAGAGCACATCAAGGGTTGGCACGTGTATATTACTTGAAAAACGAACGAAAAGCTGCTTATGAGGAAATGACTAAGCTACTAGAAAAGGCACAATACAGTGCATCAGCTTTTGAGAAACGTTCAGAATACAGTGATCGTGAGATGGCAAAGAATGATCTCAATATGGCAACACAACTGGATCCACTAAGGACATACCCTTACAGATACAGAGCAGCTG TGCTAATGGACGATCAGAAAGAAGTGGAAGCAGTGGAAGAGCTGTCAAAGGCAATAGCTTTCAAGCCTGACTTGCAAATGCTTCATCTCAGAGCAGCATTTTATGAGTCAATGGGGGACCTCACCTCTGCCATCCGGGACTCTCAGGCAGCTCTTTGCTTGGATCCCAACCATATGGAAACACTTGACCTGTATAATAGGGCACGAGACCAAGCCTCTCATCAACAGAAGTGA
- the LOC102607781 gene encoding ethylene-overproduction protein 1 isoform X2, producing the protein MDCSGFILECPKAALISGCDPNSTYDHCKCSEENAKSNLGPIVEKFVCLSLEEDDGVTFCVGDKEIIFVRNKIASLSSPFKAMLYGGFVESKRKRIDFSHDGVSVEGLRAVEVYTRTSRVDLFCPGIVLELLSFANRFCCEEMKSACDAHLASLVGDIEDALILIDYGLEERANLLVASCLQVLLRELPSSLYNPKVMKIFCSSEATERLANVGHASFLLYYFLSQVAMEKDRVSNTTVMLLERLGECSTERWQRMLALHQLGCVMFEREEYEDACHYFEAAADAGHIYSLAGLARAKYKLGQQYSAYKLMNSIISEHKPTGWMYQERSLYNLGREKIVDLNYAAELDPTLSFPYKYRAVAKMEEGQIRAAISEIDRIIVFKLSVDCLELRAWLFIAADDYESALRDTLALLALESNYMMFHGRVSGDHLVKLLNHHVRSWSPADCWIKLYDRWSSVDDIGSLAVINQMLINDPGKSFLRFRQSLLLLRLNCQKAAMCCLRLARNHSSSEHERLVYEGWILYDTGHREEALSRAEKSISIERTFEAFFLKAYILADTNLDPESSTYVIQLLEEALRCPSDGLRKGQALNNLGSIYVECGKLDRAENCYINALDIKHTRAHQGLARVYYLKNERKAAYEEMTKLLEKAQYSASAFEKRSEYSDREMAKNDLNMATQLDPLRTYPYRYRAAVLMDDQKEVEAVEELSKAIAFKPDLQMLHLRAAFYESMGDLTSAIRDSQAALCLDPNHMETLDLYNRARDQASHQQK; encoded by the exons ATGGATTGTAGTGGGTTCATTCTTGAGTGTCCCAAGGCTGCATTGATATCTGGGTGTGATCCTAATTCTACTTATGATCACTGCAAATGCTCTGAGGAAAACGCAAAGTCGAATCTAGGACCAATCGTTGAGAAATTTGTGTGTTTGAGTTTGGAGGAGGATGACGGTGTTACATTTTGTGTTGGTGACAAGGAGATTATTTTTGTTCGCAATAAAATTGCATCACTTTCAAGCCCATTTAAGGCAATGCTGTATGGCGGTTTTGTTGagtccaaaagaaaaaggattgatTTTTCACATGATGGGGTATCTGTTGAGGGACTGAGGGCTGTTGAAGTGTATACTAGGACTAGCAGAGTGGATTTGTTCTGTCCGGGTATAGTTTTGGAGCTACTTTCTTTTGCAAATAGGTTCTGTTGTGAGGAGATGAAATCTGCTTGTGATGCTCATTTAGCTTCATTAGTTGGTGATATTGAAGATGCATTGATTCTTATTGATTATGGTTTGGAGGAAAGGGCAAATCTTCTTGTAGCCTCTTGCCTGCAGGTGTTGCTAAGAGAACTCCCAAGTTCTTTATACAATCCAAAAgtgatgaaaatattttgtagCTCTGAGGCTACAGAGAGATTGGCCAATGTGGGACATGCTTCTTTCTTGCTGTATTATTTCCTGAGTCAGGTTGCTATGGAAAAGGATAGGGTATCGAACACAACAGTGATGTTGTTGGAGAGGTTGGGGGAATGTTCAACTGAGAGGTGGCAGAGGATGCTTGCTTTGCATCAATTGGGTTGTGTGATGTTTGAGAGAGAAGAGTACGAGGATGCCTGTCATTACTTTGAGGCAGCAGCTGATGCAGGTCATATTTACTCATTGGCTGGTCTTGCAAGAGCCAAGTACAAGTTAGGGCAACAATATTCAGCCTATAAGTTGATGAACTCTATCATATCTGAGCATAAACCAACTGGGTGGATGTACCAAGAACGGTCATTGTATAATCTTGGGAGGGAGAAGATTGTGGATTTGAATTATGCAGCTGAATTAGATCCCACACTTTCGTTTCCATACAAATATAGAGCTGTTGCAAAGATGGAAGAGGGGCAAATAAGGGCAGCTATCTCAGAGATTGACAGAATCATTGTTTTCAAGCTTTCAGTAGACTGTCTTGAATTGCGAGCTTGGTTGTTCATTGCAGCTGACGATTATGAAAGTGCTCTGAGAGATACCTTGGCTCTGTTAGCTTTGGAATCCAACTACATGATGTTTCACGGCAGAGTGAGTGGAGATCACTTAGTTAAGCTCCTCAACCATCATGTTAGGAGCTGGAGTCCTGCAGACTGCTGGATCAAACTGTATGATAGATGGTCCTCTGTAGATGATATTGGCTCTCTGGCTGTCATAAATCAGATGCTGATAAATGACCCAGGAAAGAGCTTCCTAAGGTTTCGGCAATCTCTGCTTCTACTGCG GTTAAATTGTCAGAAGGCAGCTATGTGCTGTTTACGTTTGGCTAGAAATCATTCTAGCTCTGAACATGAAAGACTGGTTTATGAAGGTTGGATTTTGTATGACACTGGCCACCGTGAAGAAGCTCTCTCTAGGGCTGAGAAGTCCATTTCAATTGAAAGGACTTTTGAAGCATTTTTTCTTAAGGCCTACATTCTGGCAGATACGAATCTGGATCCAGAATCTTCAACTTATGTTATCCAACTATTGGAGGAAGCTCTTAGATGTCCTTCTGATGGTCTTCGGAAAGGGCAA GCATTGAATAATTTAGGGAGTATCTATGTGGAATGTGGTAAGTTAGATCGAGCTGAAAACTGCTACATCAATGCACTCGACATCAAGCATACGAGAGCACATCAAGGGTTGGCACGTGTATATTACTTGAAAAACGAACGAAAAGCTGCTTATGAGGAAATGACTAAGCTACTAGAAAAGGCACAATACAGTGCATCAGCTTTTGAGAAACGTTCAGAATACAGTGATCGTGAGATGGCAAAGAATGATCTCAATATGGCAACACAACTGGATCCACTAAGGACATACCCTTACAGATACAGAGCAGCTG TGCTAATGGACGATCAGAAAGAAGTGGAAGCAGTGGAAGAGCTGTCAAAGGCAATAGCTTTCAAGCCTGACTTGCAAATGCTTCATCTCAGAGCAGCATTTTATGAGTCAATGGGGGACCTCACCTCTGCCATCCGGGACTCTCAGGCAGCTCTTTGCTTGGATCCCAACCATATGGAAACACTTGACCTGTATAATAGGGCACGAGACCAAGCCTCTCATCAACAGAAGTGA
- the LOC127899212 gene encoding uncharacterized protein LOC127899212, whose product MPSVTRHSDEHDDHDDIPNPIPEQCHDTFADEVGHDTFEDEVGVDDHQQQTDNSDDARDSESRTKQFNDYVRRRLDKIDRNVYEIKSELKDFKETVVGFIDTFSKRPNKDSPTARSYAVS is encoded by the exons ATGCCGTCGGTTACAAGGCATTCAGACGAGCATGACGATCATGACGACATACCAAACCCAATACCAGAGCAGTGTCATGACACTTTTGCGGATGAGGTGGGGCATGACACTTTTGAGGATGAGGTGGGTGTTGATGACCACCAGCAGCAAACAGACAACTCTGATGACGCACGGGATTCTGAG tCGAGGACAAAGCAGTTTAATGATTACGTACGACGACGGCTGGATAAGATTGATCGTAACGTGTATGAAATAAAGtcagaattaaaagattttaaagaaaccGTTGTTGGTTTCATCGACACATTTTCTAAACGTCCAAATAAGGATTCTCCCACTGCACGCTCGTATGCGGTAagctaa
- the LOC127899427 gene encoding ubiquitin-like-specific protease ESD4, which translates to MFFLANVQAPDDVGVYTDVGNENLSTPTSLYSFYGDVSGESVQVFTEVPPGVSKFGRAYIPSYVYNSPYMIPPVRRGQHVRPLPRPQIMEHAIDMSTSVDVNPLRGLEDSSLFAEFDQWFTGDSRVRRRVQHPRSFFQIILGTASMGWLGDEHIHEYLRLISEKQRQYPNALLQRVTHTDTFFWVFLNQLWNNGNCAVDSMVFDDRVNSYLCGRQHTMSKSMTDVDMLLIPVNFDGAHWVLARVDFRKNKVWIYDSLLTNRDDKRYKLKFKPLEVIFPRWLEYVGFYNIRPELQSEDPWKVIAVKSAPQQEPGTGDCGVFVLMVTMYLMFGIRLEFNASHVEYFRKKIAVDIFNNDIQL; encoded by the exons ATGTTCTTTTTGGCGAATGTACAGGCCCCGGATGACGTTGGAGTGTATACTGACGTGGGCAATGAAAATTTGTCTACGCCCACATCATTGTATAGTTTCTACGGGGATGTAAGTGGGGAGAGCGTGCAGGTGTTCACAGAGGTGCCTCCGGGCGTTAGTAAGTTCGGCCGCGCGTACATACCGTCGTATGTTTATAACAGTCCGTACATGATTCCTCCGGTCAGGCGAGGACAGCACGTCCGGCCTTTACCTCGACCCCAAATCATGGAGCATGCGATTGACATGAGTACGAGTGTGGATGTAAATCCACTGAGAGGATTGGAGGACTCTAGTCTGTTTGCTGAGTTTGATCAATGGTTTACTGGTGATAGCAGAGTCCGCCGGAGAGTCCAGCACCCGCGgtcattctttcaaataattttggggACAGCTTCGATGGGATGGTTAGGCGATGAG CATATTCACGAGTATCTCCGCTTGATTAGCGAGAAGCAACGGCAGTATCCAAATGCCTTACTCCAACGTGTCACACATACtgacacatttttttgg GTGTTCTTGAATCAGTTATGGAATAACGGGAATTGTGCAGTCGATTCAATGGTATTCGACGACCGCGTGAATAGTTATCTTTGTGGCCGCCAGCACACAATGTCTAAATCAATGACGGATGTCGATatg CTACTCATCCCTGTTAACTTCGACGGCGCGCATTGGGTACTAGCACGAGTTGACTTTCGGAAAAACAAAGTCTGGATTTATGACTCATTACTCACAAATCGCGACGACAAAAGGTACAAGTTGAAATTCAagccacttgaagttatattccCTCGATGGTTGGAATACGTTGGCTTCTACAATATCCGACCGGAGTTGCAGAGTGAAGACCCGTGGAAAGTTATCGCAGTTAAGAGCGCGCCACAACAAGAGCCCGGAACTGGCGATTGCGGTGTTTTTGTATTGATGGTTAcgatgtatttaatgttcgGGATTAGATTGGAGTTTAACGCTAGTCATGTCGAGTACtttagaaagaagattgcggttgatatatttaataacGATATTCAATTGTAA